A genomic stretch from Bacillus sp. N1-1 includes:
- a CDS encoding cytochrome C oxidase subunit IV family protein: MAHHEGHDTLSEHDQSHLDIHHKIAHEKEFKQQIVSFAMMIFLTMIAFVAVASDAISDAFTVIFIMILAGIQLVFQLYMFMHLSHKGHQYPAWGIFFGVFVAGTCVVALMGMIW; this comes from the coding sequence ATGGCACATCATGAAGGTCATGATACACTGTCAGAGCACGATCAAAGTCATCTCGACATTCATCACAAGATTGCTCATGAAAAGGAATTTAAGCAACAGATTGTTTCCTTTGCCATGATGATTTTCCTAACGATGATTGCATTTGTAGCTGTAGCAAGCGATGCGATCTCTGATGCTTTTACCGTTATTTTCATCATGATTCTTGCAGGTATTCAGCTGGTATTTCAACTTTATATGTTTATGCATTTAAGTCATAAAGGTCATCAGTATCCAGCATGGGGAATATTCTTCGGAGTATTTGTAGCTGGAACGTGTGTAGTTGCACTAATGGGCATGATCTGG
- a CDS encoding cytochrome c oxidase subunit 3, protein MKSNETMTKLPANPERATLDGKNKFLGFWFFLGGETVLFASLFGVYLGLRNATNGGVSANELFELPLVFIATMLLLTSSLTSVFATMALKTNHFKRMIGWFVVTGLLGLAFLGLEIYEFNHYVHEYGHTIKSSAWGSAFYTLVGTHGAHVFVGISWITILIIRNLRRGMDLYTAPKFYLFALYWHFIDVVWIFIFTVVYLMGKVG, encoded by the coding sequence ATGAAATCGAACGAAACAATGACTAAATTGCCTGCCAATCCAGAACGGGCTACATTAGATGGTAAAAACAAGTTTCTTGGTTTCTGGTTCTTCCTCGGAGGCGAAACCGTGCTTTTCGCCTCGCTTTTTGGGGTATACTTAGGACTAAGGAATGCAACAAATGGTGGAGTATCAGCCAATGAACTTTTTGAGCTTCCACTAGTCTTTATTGCAACTATGCTTTTATTAACGAGTAGTTTAACGTCTGTATTTGCAACAATGGCTCTCAAGACCAATCATTTTAAGCGGATGATTGGATGGTTTGTTGTAACAGGACTTCTTGGCCTTGCTTTCCTAGGTCTTGAAATTTATGAGTTTAATCATTATGTACATGAATATGGTCACACCATTAAAAGTAGTGCATGGGGATCTGCTTTCTACACGCTTGTAGGTACTCACGGAGCTCACGTGTTTGTGGGAATTTCCTGGATTACGATTCTTATTATTCGTAATCTAAGAAGAGGGATGGACCTGTATACGGCGCCGAAATTTTATCTCTTTGCTCTTTATTGGCACTTTATTGACGTTGTATGGATTTTCATCTTTACAGTCGTTTACCTAATGGGAAAGGTGGGTTAA